One part of the Terriglobales bacterium genome encodes these proteins:
- the gcvPB gene encoding aminomethyl-transferring glycine dehydrogenase subunit GcvPB — MKPRKVSQHVNQNEGLIFEKSSPGKKAYKLPPLDVPEVNPEKLLGEQAREDLGLMPEVSEIEIIRHFTRLSTWNYAIDLGMYPLGSCTMKYNARVNEFVARLEGLGNAHPYQPEKISQGALRIIKTLQECLCEITGMDTITLQPAAGAHGEFTGILLIRAYHESRGNPRKKIIIPDSAHGTNPATAAICGYEIINLKSNAEGMVDASLLASVVDDTVAGMMLTNPSTIGVFEKEIHRIADVLHDKGALLYMDGANMNALVGKTRPGDFGVDVMHLNLHKTFSTPHGGGGPGSGPVACKKILERFLPTPVLTTRTDGKLGFEYNRPQSIGRVRAFYGNFGMFVRALAYIFANGPDGLRQTTEDAVLNANYIRKKLEGIYELPYKTGSMHEVVFSDHLQTQNGVKTGDIAKRLIDYGFHPYTTSFPLIVPGALMIEPTESESKEELDLFIDAMKSIAQEVQDDPQLVVSAPHNTRVARMDETTAARKPILRWKPEQKAQATPAPKPELVETR; from the coding sequence ATGAAGCCCCGCAAGGTTTCTCAGCACGTGAACCAGAACGAAGGATTGATCTTCGAGAAATCCTCTCCCGGTAAGAAGGCGTATAAACTGCCGCCGCTCGATGTGCCTGAGGTCAACCCCGAGAAGCTCCTCGGAGAGCAGGCGCGTGAAGACCTTGGGCTGATGCCAGAGGTCAGCGAGATTGAAATCATCCGCCATTTCACCCGGCTCTCAACGTGGAATTACGCGATTGACCTAGGCATGTACCCGCTGGGCTCGTGCACGATGAAGTACAACGCACGGGTCAACGAGTTCGTCGCAAGGCTCGAAGGGCTAGGGAACGCGCACCCCTATCAGCCGGAGAAGATTTCTCAGGGCGCGCTGCGTATTATCAAGACGCTTCAGGAATGCTTGTGCGAGATCACCGGCATGGACACGATCACCCTCCAGCCGGCTGCCGGAGCTCATGGCGAGTTTACCGGGATCCTGCTGATCCGCGCATATCACGAGTCAAGAGGGAACCCGCGCAAGAAGATCATAATTCCCGATTCGGCACACGGCACCAATCCTGCAACGGCGGCCATCTGCGGATACGAGATCATCAACCTGAAATCGAACGCCGAAGGCATGGTCGATGCCAGCCTGCTGGCTTCGGTTGTCGATGACACCGTCGCCGGCATGATGCTCACCAATCCCAGCACGATCGGCGTCTTCGAAAAAGAGATTCACCGCATTGCCGATGTCCTTCACGACAAGGGCGCGCTCCTTTACATGGACGGCGCCAACATGAACGCCCTGGTAGGGAAGACCCGCCCGGGAGATTTCGGCGTCGACGTGATGCATTTAAACCTGCACAAGACGTTCTCAACCCCACACGGCGGCGGAGGCCCGGGATCTGGCCCCGTTGCTTGCAAGAAGATTCTCGAACGATTCCTGCCCACGCCTGTGCTAACCACGCGTACAGACGGCAAACTAGGCTTCGAGTACAACCGACCACAGTCGATTGGCCGCGTCCGCGCTTTCTATGGCAACTTCGGCATGTTCGTGCGCGCTCTTGCCTACATCTTCGCGAACGGTCCCGATGGTCTGCGCCAGACCACAGAAGATGCGGTCTTGAACGCAAATTACATTCGCAAGAAGCTTGAGGGAATCTATGAGCTGCCGTACAAGACCGGATCAATGCACGAGGTAGTCTTCAGCGATCATCTACAAACGCAAAACGGAGTCAAGACCGGAGACATTGCCAAACGGCTGATCGACTATGGCTTTCACCCGTACACAACTTCGTTCCCCCTGATCGTGCCCGGCGCGCTCATGATCGAGCCGACCGAGAGCGAATCGAAGGAAGAACTCGACCTGTTCATCGACGCGATGAAGTCGATCGCCCAAGAAGTGCAGGATGACCCGCAACTGGTGGTCAGTGCTCCGCACAACACTCGCGTCGCGCGCATGGACGAAACCACCGCCGCCCGCAAACCAATCCTGCGCTGGAAGCCTGAACAGAAAGCACAGGCTACACCAGCCCCGAAGCCCGAGTTGGTCGAGACGCGATAG
- a CDS encoding DMT family protein, with translation MSTILLLTISNVFMTFAWYGHLKHRQAPLWEAILASWGIAFFEYCFQVPANRIGSYEFTTAQLKIIQEVITLIVFAVFSALYLKEQLKWNYVAGFVCMVLAVFFVFKRW, from the coding sequence ATGAGCACAATCCTCCTGTTGACGATTTCGAATGTCTTCATGACCTTTGCCTGGTATGGCCATCTCAAACATCGGCAAGCTCCGTTATGGGAAGCGATCCTCGCAAGCTGGGGCATCGCATTCTTCGAGTATTGCTTTCAAGTGCCAGCCAACCGGATCGGTTCTTACGAATTCACAACCGCTCAACTGAAGATCATTCAGGAAGTGATTACGCTCATCGTGTTTGCTGTGTTCTCTGCGCTGTACCTCAAAGAGCAACTGAAGTGGAACTATGTTGCTGGGTTTGTGTGTATGGTGTTAGCCGTCTTCTTTGTGTTTAAGCGATGGTGA
- a CDS encoding MaoC family dehydratase: MDQLHALVLESVDEFQTMVGQQIAKSDWVAVTHDRIQAFAEVTGDRQWIHLDSERGQRESPYGSTIAHGFLTLSLLSQMFRSAIQIRGAGIMINYGLNRVRFPAPVPTGSRVRATFSVQAFKTVMNGSEVTFSVAVERENQSKPCCVAEWILRYYS; encoded by the coding sequence ATGGATCAATTGCATGCGTTAGTGCTGGAATCGGTCGATGAGTTTCAAACGATGGTGGGCCAGCAGATTGCAAAATCTGACTGGGTCGCGGTAACTCACGATCGTATCCAGGCGTTCGCGGAGGTAACCGGTGACCGGCAATGGATCCATCTCGATTCCGAACGAGGGCAGCGAGAATCTCCGTATGGATCGACAATCGCGCACGGATTTCTAACGCTGTCGCTGCTCAGCCAGATGTTCAGGAGTGCTATCCAAATTCGCGGCGCCGGGATAATGATCAACTACGGTCTGAATCGGGTTCGTTTTCCTGCTCCGGTCCCGACTGGTTCACGCGTTCGCGCAACATTCTCCGTCCAAGCTTTCAAGACAGTGATGAACGGATCCGAGGTGACGTTCTCGGTCGCAGTCGAACGTGAAAACCAGTCAAAGCCTTGCTGCGTAGCAGAGTGGATCCTCCGCTACTATTCCTGA
- a CDS encoding acyl-CoA dehydrogenase family protein, with the protein MLFDLSDKAKLLQQKLNAFMEENIYPNEAHFNQEVEGDRWKPVSFIEDLKLRARSEGLWNLFLPDEDGAGLSNLDYAPLCEVMGRSMIAPEVFNCSAPDTGNMEVISRYGTSEQKERWLNPLLEGRIRSCFAMTEPDVASSDATNIQSSIRREGMDYVINGQKWWASGAGDPRCKVAIFMGKTDPGAPKHKQQSMILVPMDTPGVKVERLLTVFGYDHAPHGHAEISFTNVRVPVSNLLLDEGRGFEIAQGRLGPGRIHHCMRCIGVAERALELMCKRTQNRVAFGKTLAEQGTIRAGIACSRMEIDQARLLTMKAAHMMDTVGNKAAQTEIAMIKIVAPNVALRVLDRAIQAHGGLGVSQDTFLAAAWANVRALRLADGPDEVHAESIAKWELKKWQG; encoded by the coding sequence ATGCTCTTTGACCTGTCGGACAAAGCAAAGCTGTTACAGCAGAAGCTCAATGCCTTCATGGAAGAAAACATTTATCCAAACGAAGCCCACTTTAATCAGGAGGTAGAGGGGGATCGGTGGAAGCCTGTCTCGTTCATCGAGGACCTGAAACTAAGAGCCCGTTCTGAAGGTCTGTGGAACCTTTTTCTGCCGGATGAAGACGGCGCCGGCCTCAGCAATCTGGACTACGCTCCCCTCTGCGAAGTTATGGGTCGCAGCATGATTGCCCCCGAGGTCTTCAACTGCTCGGCTCCGGATACGGGAAATATGGAAGTCATCTCCCGTTACGGCACGTCGGAACAGAAAGAACGGTGGTTGAATCCACTGCTAGAAGGCCGAATTCGCTCCTGCTTTGCCATGACAGAACCCGATGTAGCATCCTCGGATGCCACCAACATTCAATCAAGCATCCGCCGCGAGGGGATGGATTATGTAATTAACGGACAAAAATGGTGGGCCTCTGGAGCTGGAGATCCACGCTGCAAAGTCGCAATTTTCATGGGCAAGACTGATCCCGGAGCGCCCAAGCATAAGCAGCAATCGATGATTCTGGTTCCAATGGATACGCCGGGAGTCAAGGTGGAACGGCTGCTCACCGTCTTTGGATACGATCACGCGCCGCACGGCCATGCTGAAATCAGTTTCACGAATGTCCGCGTTCCGGTATCGAACTTATTGCTGGATGAAGGACGAGGGTTTGAGATCGCACAGGGCAGACTCGGTCCCGGCCGGATACACCATTGCATGCGTTGCATCGGGGTTGCCGAGCGAGCCTTGGAGTTGATGTGCAAGCGAACACAGAATCGTGTGGCGTTTGGCAAAACGTTAGCGGAACAAGGGACTATCCGCGCCGGTATCGCTTGTTCCCGTATGGAGATCGACCAGGCTCGTCTGCTCACCATGAAGGCAGCGCACATGATGGATACCGTCGGTAACAAAGCCGCACAAACGGAAATCGCGATGATCAAAATAGTAGCTCCCAATGTGGCACTGCGTGTTTTGGACCGCGCCATTCAAGCGCATGGGGGACTCGGGGTCTCGCAGGACACGTTCTTAGCTGCAGCGTGGGCCAACGTGCGAGCGCTGCGTCTGGCTGACGGGCCTGATGAGGTGCACGCGGAATCGATTGCGAAATGGGAATTGAAGAAATGGCAAGGCTGA
- a CDS encoding histidine phosphatase family protein — translation MSNIYLVRHGQAGTRDAYDHLSDLGRRQAKLLGEYLAGQRLVFSAAYTGFMRRQQETAFEVQAVYQQMEVEFPEVVNRREWDEFNLDQIYREIAPRMSADDLGFRQQYEAMQRQVRLSNGEQAAVHRRWLPCDSQILNAWISRKYPYQGESWDAFRKRVGSGLEEQNGTHKTNVIVFTSALPVAIWTGLALDISDHRIMRLAGVLQNSSYSVLRLKANDLRLLTFNAAPHLIDESLRTYR, via the coding sequence TTGAGCAACATCTACCTCGTTCGTCATGGCCAAGCCGGTACTCGTGACGCATACGATCATCTCTCAGATCTAGGAAGACGCCAGGCGAAGTTGTTAGGCGAATATCTTGCGGGGCAGCGGCTTGTATTTTCCGCTGCGTATACCGGATTCATGAGGAGACAGCAAGAGACAGCCTTTGAAGTCCAGGCCGTTTATCAACAAATGGAAGTGGAGTTTCCCGAAGTAGTAAATAGGCGGGAATGGGATGAGTTCAATCTCGACCAGATTTATCGCGAGATCGCTCCGCGCATGTCTGCCGACGATCTTGGCTTTCGCCAGCAGTACGAAGCCATGCAACGACAGGTCAGGTTGAGCAACGGAGAGCAAGCGGCGGTTCATCGGCGCTGGCTGCCATGCGATTCCCAAATTTTGAATGCATGGATTTCCCGCAAGTATCCATACCAGGGTGAGAGCTGGGACGCTTTTCGAAAACGTGTTGGATCTGGATTAGAGGAGCAAAACGGCACTCATAAAACCAATGTGATTGTGTTCACCTCCGCACTGCCAGTCGCTATCTGGACCGGTTTGGCTTTGGATATCTCTGATCACCGGATCATGAGGCTCGCGGGGGTCCTGCAAAACTCTTCTTACAGTGTTCTTCGACTCAAAGCTAACGATCTGCGCTTGCTCACCTTCAACGCAGCACCGCATTTGATCGACGAGAGCCTGCGCACCTACCGATGA
- a CDS encoding phosphotransferase family protein, translating into MPVRKTNRRPPLDIKSVVRYGYLPMIPSATTYSDVAAIRKGEELDVATLAEYLRGKVEGVDSRLEVQQFPSGHSNLTYLLATGGREYVLRRAPLGPVAPKAHDMAREYQVLYALHPYFPEAPNVFHLCEDPAVIGAVFYLMERRRGIILRDRVPQEIERLPDYSRLISEAFIDCLVRLHAVDLHSSRLLALGKPEGFLERQVRGWTDRWQRSKTEDLPEMGIVIGWLCDTMPASAPATLVHNDYKLDNVMLSAESPDGIAAVLDWEMATIGDPLVDVGLSLCYWYWAAAPELGSHGVQALTANPGWYSREEFIARYAEHTGRDLTRIVYYEILGIFKLAVILQQIYYRFHRGQTSDARFRDFDSRVKGLVRLAASLVERNR; encoded by the coding sequence GTGCCCGTCCGCAAAACGAATAGGCGCCCACCTCTGGACATCAAATCCGTAGTTCGCTATGGTTACCTGCCGATGATCCCTTCCGCCACGACGTACTCAGATGTCGCAGCGATCCGCAAAGGGGAAGAACTCGATGTGGCCACCCTTGCCGAGTATCTGCGCGGCAAAGTAGAAGGCGTGGATTCCAGGCTTGAAGTTCAGCAGTTTCCTTCTGGCCATTCCAACCTGACTTATCTGCTTGCAACAGGAGGGCGGGAATACGTGTTGCGGCGTGCTCCGCTCGGCCCGGTTGCGCCGAAAGCCCACGACATGGCGCGCGAGTACCAAGTGCTCTACGCGCTGCATCCATATTTTCCCGAGGCGCCGAACGTCTTCCATTTGTGCGAAGATCCTGCTGTCATCGGGGCGGTCTTTTACCTCATGGAGCGCCGGCGCGGGATCATCCTGCGCGATCGCGTTCCACAGGAGATCGAACGTCTACCAGATTACAGCCGCTTGATCAGTGAAGCTTTCATCGACTGCCTGGTCCGACTACATGCGGTCGATCTTCACTCGTCCCGACTTCTTGCGCTTGGTAAGCCAGAGGGATTTCTCGAACGGCAAGTACGCGGATGGACGGACCGGTGGCAGCGTTCAAAAACTGAAGATCTCCCCGAAATGGGAATTGTAATTGGGTGGTTGTGTGACACGATGCCGGCGTCTGCACCAGCCACACTCGTGCACAATGACTACAAGCTCGACAACGTAATGCTCTCTGCTGAGTCCCCGGATGGGATCGCGGCCGTGCTGGATTGGGAGATGGCTACGATTGGCGACCCGCTCGTGGATGTGGGCTTAAGCTTGTGCTACTGGTATTGGGCGGCAGCCCCGGAACTCGGAAGCCACGGCGTGCAGGCGCTAACCGCAAATCCGGGATGGTACAGCCGTGAGGAATTCATCGCGCGCTATGCCGAGCACACTGGACGCGATCTGACACGCATTGTCTACTATGAGATTCTTGGGATCTTCAAGTTGGCAGTCATCCTGCAGCAAATCTACTACCGGTTCCATCGCGGACAAACTTCCGACGCGCGCTTTCGCGATTTCGACAGCAGGGTGAAGGGACTGGTTCGATTGGCAGCATCGCTGGTGGAGCGAAACCGTTGA
- a CDS encoding alcohol dehydrogenase catalytic domain-containing protein: protein MKAAILHEFKQPLAIERTSDPKPADGEVLLRVEACGVCHSDLHIADGDWPQFAPIVKKPLILGHEVVGRVVDKGTSVTGVETGDRVGVPWIYWTCGQCEPCSEGNENLCARQMITGVSVDGGFAELLRAPASHVLRIPEKLSSSEAAPLFCAGVTVYRALKQADMLPRQRLAVFGVGGLGHMAVQIGRELGADVTAIDVSEQKLELAKLLGATSAINATTTDAGKQLRKQGGVHVALVTSAARAAYDAAFQSLRPAGTLLVVGLPAENICFPPIMMASREVCIRASAVGTREDVNQVLALAESGRIRCLVSTRELDQANEALQDLRAGKVSGRLVFSLN from the coding sequence ATGAAGGCTGCGATATTGCACGAATTCAAGCAGCCGCTCGCTATTGAGCGAACTTCGGATCCGAAGCCCGCCGATGGTGAAGTTCTACTTCGAGTGGAAGCGTGCGGAGTGTGCCACTCCGATCTTCATATCGCAGACGGCGATTGGCCGCAATTCGCGCCGATCGTCAAGAAGCCGCTGATTCTTGGACACGAAGTAGTTGGTCGCGTCGTCGATAAAGGCACATCTGTCACCGGAGTAGAAACCGGTGACCGGGTTGGCGTGCCCTGGATTTACTGGACGTGTGGTCAGTGTGAGCCATGTAGCGAAGGCAATGAGAACCTTTGCGCCCGCCAGATGATTACCGGTGTCAGCGTAGACGGAGGCTTCGCCGAACTCTTGCGCGCCCCTGCAAGTCATGTGCTCCGAATTCCCGAGAAGCTTTCCTCAAGTGAAGCGGCTCCGCTCTTCTGCGCGGGGGTGACTGTCTATCGGGCGCTGAAGCAAGCGGATATGCTGCCACGACAACGGCTGGCAGTTTTTGGTGTCGGCGGACTGGGACACATGGCAGTTCAAATCGGTCGCGAATTGGGAGCGGATGTAACGGCCATTGATGTCTCCGAGCAAAAGCTCGAACTAGCAAAGTTATTGGGTGCCACATCCGCGATCAACGCAACGACGACCGATGCGGGGAAGCAACTGCGTAAGCAGGGCGGCGTACATGTGGCGCTGGTAACTTCGGCGGCAAGGGCTGCATATGACGCGGCCTTTCAATCCTTGAGGCCGGCCGGAACGCTGCTGGTCGTGGGATTGCCCGCAGAAAACATCTGTTTTCCCCCGATCATGATGGCATCGCGAGAGGTCTGCATTCGCGCATCGGCAGTGGGCACCCGTGAGGATGTGAATCAGGTACTCGCCCTAGCCGAGTCGGGCCGGATTCGTTGCCTCGTTTCAACTCGGGAACTCGATCAGGCAAACGAGGCGCTGCAGGACTTGCGAGCTGGCAAGGTATCAGGTCGATTAGTGTTCAGTCTCAACTAA
- a CDS encoding TetR/AcrR family transcriptional regulator — MPKIRQGRMEENQRRIEAAALALFTKQGFHGTNIREIAEKADVSTGAIYTYYATKEALFVSLVRNYELRMKPLRDHMFNNIQMPFSKRDIKKLASEIRSIVYDNADYWLLMYIDVIEFKNQHFAQVFQGLIEKIRRRIGPLLNEAKRQKGWCGKDPAFVFASIYMYIFEYFLIEKLFQGNRHLGVSDEQAIDAFVDLFSHGIWSASNGLRRNSSTNHSNRQVGPARHKERPRAYSR; from the coding sequence ATGCCGAAAATCAGGCAAGGCAGGATGGAAGAGAACCAGCGGCGGATCGAAGCGGCGGCCCTCGCCCTCTTCACAAAGCAGGGCTTTCACGGAACCAACATTCGGGAAATTGCCGAGAAAGCGGATGTTTCCACAGGCGCAATTTATACGTATTACGCCACGAAAGAGGCGCTATTCGTAAGCCTGGTTCGCAACTACGAGTTGCGGATGAAACCATTGCGAGACCACATGTTCAACAACATTCAGATGCCATTTTCAAAACGGGACATAAAGAAGCTAGCATCGGAAATCCGATCGATTGTTTATGACAACGCAGACTACTGGTTGCTCATGTACATCGACGTGATCGAATTCAAAAATCAACACTTCGCCCAAGTATTTCAGGGTCTGATTGAGAAGATTCGACGTCGCATCGGCCCGCTTTTGAATGAAGCTAAGAGGCAAAAAGGCTGGTGCGGAAAGGATCCGGCTTTCGTATTTGCTTCGATCTATATGTACATATTCGAATACTTCCTTATCGAGAAATTATTTCAGGGCAATCGCCATCTGGGCGTGTCCGATGAGCAGGCGATCGACGCATTCGTTGATCTGTTTTCGCATGGTATCTGGAGCGCTTCGAATGGGCTCCGGCGGAACAGCTCGACCAATCATTCAAACCGTCAAGTAGGCCCGGCAAGACACAAAGAAAGACCACGCGCGTATTCGCGGTGA